From the Pyrinomonadaceae bacterium genome, one window contains:
- a CDS encoding pepsin/retropepsin-like aspartic protease family protein, whose protein sequence is MAPHARFTSGNSALNIPLEIDNNIILMQVAVNNSKPLRFIFDTGASHTILHSRRGSELGLKPEEQVSGTATGGAIEGSLTSGVSLKVAGAEVSNQQIGMIDFPVPPGFEFDGVIGYDFINAFVVEIDYLKKIMNLYDPRTYSYRGRGEVIPLVLDDRRIPLVHVTITPPKGAPFNAVLGVDTGADRAFIFNNSVVTKHGLVAAMTEIKESTGRGAGGEQQIVVGRAKTAQLRKLVFTNPTVGLVRHPERDGAAKEGDGVIGGEIFRRFKVIIDYSRRQMILEPNKDLNAPYPIDPGE, encoded by the coding sequence GTGGCGCCGCATGCTCGGTTCACGTCGGGCAACAGCGCGCTGAACATTCCCCTCGAGATCGATAACAACATCATCCTGATGCAGGTGGCCGTGAATAACTCAAAGCCGCTTCGTTTCATCTTCGACACCGGCGCGTCGCACACGATACTTCATTCGCGGCGCGGGTCCGAATTAGGATTGAAGCCGGAGGAACAAGTGAGCGGCACCGCGACTGGTGGAGCTATTGAAGGCAGTCTTACATCGGGCGTTTCGTTGAAAGTTGCCGGCGCTGAAGTCTCGAACCAGCAAATTGGGATGATCGATTTTCCCGTGCCACCCGGGTTCGAATTCGACGGAGTGATCGGTTATGACTTCATCAATGCTTTCGTGGTTGAGATCGATTACCTGAAGAAGATCATGAATCTGTACGACCCGCGAACTTACTCGTACAGAGGCCGCGGCGAAGTCATTCCCCTCGTCCTGGACGATCGGAGAATTCCTCTGGTGCATGTCACGATCACACCGCCGAAAGGCGCTCCGTTCAACGCTGTACTGGGAGTGGACACAGGCGCCGACCGCGCATTCATCTTTAACAATTCGGTCGTCACGAAACACGGATTGGTTGCGGCGATGACCGAGATTAAAGAGAGCACCGGTCGTGGCGCGGGCGGTGAGCAGCAAATTGTGGTCGGGCGAGCCAAAACCGCTCAGCTGCGTAAACTTGTTTTCACTAATCCGACAGTCGGACTCGTACGTCATCCGGAACGTGACGGCGCGGCTAAGGAAGGTGACGGCGTGATCGGCGGCGAGATCTTTCGCCGCTTCAAAGTAATCATCGATTATTCTCGCCGGCAGATGATTCTCGAACCGAACAAGGACCTAAACGCCCCCTATCCCATTGATCCGGGTGAGTAA
- the aroB gene encoding 3-dehydroquinate synthase has product MPTVRVRLPAKSKTYDIRIGAALLGDLGPAIRESGGQTARTVAIVSNQAVFNLYGKPAIRSLRSAGFTVKPLLVGDGELHKSFPTLDRVVGFLAENRLQRSDVVVALGGGVVGDLAGFAAAVYLRGVPFVQVPTTLLAQIDSSVGGKTGINLRYGKNLAGAFHQPALVMIDTDTLRTLPRRELTAGFCEMVKQGAVGSRNLFDQTMRLLRAGTHSSGVLQAGGMRTDLAATIAAHVRFKASIVTGDEREDVSRTDRRSRRILNFGHTTAHALEKVTDYRRFRHGEAVGYGILVAGELSKSLGMLPSRELELLREAVALCGALPSADDLSAVQITKAMTADKKVVEGKLKWVLLERIGKPRIVDSAEIKPSVLRSALAAGLRSK; this is encoded by the coding sequence ATGCCCACCGTCCGAGTGCGCCTGCCGGCGAAATCAAAGACTTACGACATCCGAATCGGCGCCGCATTGCTGGGCGACCTGGGACCGGCGATCCGCGAAAGCGGCGGCCAGACGGCGCGCACCGTCGCAATCGTCTCCAATCAAGCCGTTTTCAACTTATACGGCAAACCAGCGATCCGCAGTCTGCGAAGCGCGGGCTTCACTGTCAAGCCTCTGCTCGTGGGCGATGGCGAGCTTCATAAATCATTCCCAACTCTTGATCGGGTCGTTGGATTCCTTGCCGAGAACCGGCTTCAACGGAGCGACGTCGTCGTGGCGCTTGGGGGTGGGGTGGTCGGCGATCTTGCGGGCTTCGCCGCAGCCGTTTATCTGCGCGGCGTACCGTTCGTGCAAGTGCCGACGACACTGCTTGCGCAAATCGATTCGTCGGTTGGCGGCAAGACCGGAATCAACTTGCGATACGGAAAGAACCTGGCCGGCGCGTTCCATCAGCCGGCTCTGGTTATGATCGACACAGACACTTTGCGCACGCTGCCACGACGCGAGCTGACTGCGGGGTTCTGCGAGATGGTGAAGCAGGGTGCGGTCGGCAGCCGCAATCTGTTCGATCAAACTATGCGGCTGCTGCGCGCGGGTACGCACTCCTCCGGAGTGCTGCAAGCCGGAGGCATGCGTACCGACCTGGCCGCCACCATCGCGGCCCACGTTCGCTTCAAGGCTTCCATTGTCACCGGCGACGAACGCGAGGACGTTTCACGCACCGATCGGCGCTCACGTCGCATCCTGAATTTTGGCCACACAACGGCGCATGCGCTCGAAAAAGTCACGGATTACCGGCGCTTCCGTCATGGCGAGGCGGTCGGTTACGGAATCCTGGTCGCAGGCGAGCTGTCAAAAAGTCTAGGCATGCTCCCGTCCCGCGAGTTAGAATTGTTGCGCGAGGCGGTCGCGTTGTGCGGGGCGCTGCCGAGCGCTGACGATCTCTCGGCTGTTCAGATCACTAAAGCGATGACCGCCGACAAGAAGGTCGTTGAAGGGAAATTGAAATGGGTCCTGCTTGAAAGGATCGGCAAACCCCGCATTGTTGATTCCGCGGAAATCAAACCGAGCGTTCTTCGCTCTGCTCTAGCCGCAGGCTTAAGATCGAAATAG
- a CDS encoding GNAT family N-acetyltransferase, with amino-acid sequence MNVRPLTTAEEFQRYVDFGQEVYRDNPHWVPPDAHHLTKILAGRAGFGPELQIQPFWAEDNGRVLATVTAATSPVYDRHWNERMGHLFFFEALPDQNEAVESLLRAAGDWLKSRGCEAARLSMLPGIQMPYTIDASDQVPTIFHTFNPAYYHSYIKNGGFVTEKGVVQYQIQFTSELAERYREMVERVTSSGISLRSCDFERLEQENEDFTKIFNETFSAHFGFMPLPVEVMRGLTVEMKDLLVADFMVFAEADGQTAGAVYSLPDLNQALHPMRGRSIEENFAEFQQHLAKVDHGVLLVIGVKKEYRGRGVNLALAAKSYLAMIERGYKTASYTVVMDDNWPSRKTAEKLGGRVTRNFDIYRKELNAMLRV; translated from the coding sequence ATGAATGTCAGGCCACTTACCACTGCTGAAGAGTTCCAGCGTTATGTTGACTTCGGACAGGAAGTCTATCGCGACAATCCGCATTGGGTCCCGCCAGATGCTCATCATCTGACAAAGATTCTGGCCGGTAGAGCCGGCTTCGGCCCCGAGCTGCAGATCCAGCCTTTCTGGGCCGAGGACAACGGCCGTGTGTTAGCAACGGTCACGGCGGCGACGAGTCCGGTTTACGACCGGCACTGGAACGAACGCATGGGCCATCTTTTCTTCTTCGAGGCGTTGCCCGATCAGAATGAAGCCGTAGAGTCGCTGCTGCGCGCGGCGGGTGACTGGCTCAAGAGCCGAGGCTGCGAGGCGGCGCGGCTGTCGATGCTGCCGGGAATTCAGATGCCTTACACCATTGACGCTTCCGACCAGGTGCCGACCATCTTCCACACTTTTAATCCCGCGTACTACCACAGTTACATCAAGAACGGCGGCTTCGTAACTGAGAAGGGCGTCGTCCAGTATCAGATTCAATTCACTTCTGAATTGGCTGAACGCTATCGCGAAATGGTTGAGCGCGTGACCAGCTCGGGAATCTCACTGCGCTCCTGTGACTTCGAACGGCTGGAACAGGAGAATGAAGACTTCACAAAGATCTTCAACGAGACTTTCAGTGCGCATTTCGGATTCATGCCCCTGCCGGTTGAAGTCATGCGCGGCCTGACGGTGGAAATGAAAGATCTGTTGGTGGCCGACTTCATGGTTTTCGCTGAGGCGGACGGGCAAACCGCCGGCGCTGTTTATTCGCTGCCCGACCTTAACCAGGCGCTTCATCCGATGCGAGGCCGGAGCATCGAAGAAAACTTCGCTGAGTTCCAGCAGCACCTTGCGAAAGTGGATCATGGCGTCCTCCTGGTTATCGGCGTGAAGAAGGAATACCGAGGGCGTGGTGTGAATCTGGCGCTGGCTGCTAAGAGTTATCTCGCGATGATTGAGCGTGGCTACAAGACTGCCAGCTACACAGTGGTGATGGATGATAACTGGCCCTCGCGAAAGACCGCAGAGAAACTCGGCGGCCGTGTAACAAGAAACTTCGACATCTATCGGAAAGAATTGAATGCCATGCTAAGAGTCTGA